A portion of the Adhaeribacter radiodurans genome contains these proteins:
- a CDS encoding transporter yields MKYTLLLIFLPLVLPSITLAQTTSEPQELESDRPTFSQGATIVPHKTIQIETGLEYRKDETKEEQEKDFIYPTTLIRVGILKKVELRFNVDFEQQKHQYIEGNTAPGQPGKLKGLDNVRVGTKIALVEGEGAMPYISVLGNVTLPVGSKNLRPPHAAPEVRLLFKNELTEKLNLQYNVGYRKHKDQEEYRGEMIYSVNANFKLNDNLQTFAEYEATKAVNQPVDSSINGGFMYKVLPNLQLDVFSGTSVSEAAPDFYIGGGITWRIPR; encoded by the coding sequence ATGAAGTATACTTTACTATTAATTTTTTTGCCTTTAGTTCTGCCAAGTATTACACTCGCTCAAACTACTTCGGAGCCACAAGAACTGGAATCCGATCGGCCTACTTTTAGCCAAGGAGCCACCATAGTGCCGCACAAAACCATTCAGATTGAAACCGGCCTGGAATACCGGAAAGATGAAACAAAAGAAGAGCAGGAAAAAGATTTTATATATCCTACTACCTTAATCCGGGTAGGAATATTGAAAAAAGTTGAACTACGGTTTAACGTAGATTTTGAGCAACAAAAGCACCAATACATTGAAGGAAATACTGCGCCAGGTCAACCGGGAAAATTAAAAGGGCTTGATAACGTGCGGGTAGGTACTAAAATAGCATTAGTAGAAGGAGAAGGGGCTATGCCTTATATAAGCGTTTTAGGTAATGTAACTTTACCCGTAGGCAGTAAGAATCTTCGTCCGCCGCATGCCGCGCCAGAAGTCCGGTTGCTATTTAAAAACGAACTTACTGAAAAGTTGAATCTACAATACAATGTGGGTTACCGGAAGCATAAAGACCAAGAAGAGTATCGTGGCGAAATGATATACAGCGTTAATGCTAATTTTAAACTAAACGATAACCTCCAGACCTTTGCCGAGTACGAAGCCACCAAAGCTGTGAATCAGCCGGTAGATAGTAGTATTAATGGTGGTTTTATGTATAAAGTACTGCCTAACTTACAACTGGATGTATTTAGCGGAACCAGCGTATCCGAAGCAGCGCCCGATTTTTATATTGGAGGGGGTATAACTTGGCGCATTCCTCGTTAA
- a CDS encoding MFS transporter — protein MNDNINKNALFYGSCFALITTGLSYSIRAGILTQLQADFNLTETQLGLINSMWFFGFPISMVIGGLVYHSLGPKNIMRIAFVAHTLGVLLTVFATGYVSLLISMLCIGLGTGCTEAACNPMIADMYSGVTMNKMLNRFHMWFPGGIIMGSLISKFMSDAGLGWQAQMGVIMIPAIAYFILFLGKTFPKPHVEVATSLGQNIKAMLSPLYIFLIVCMALTAISEFGPGQWVGIILGSSGADPMLILALTAGLVTIGRFFAGPVVATLGQTGVLLFGAIFTAIGIYMFSTVTGSMAYVAAVIYALGYCYFWPVMVGAVAQRVPLSSALGMSIIGAVGMFSSGIFQPIIGGWIEGSNAAYTAQGLTGSALELATGQATLLKMLSFPAILIVLFTILFFWQRNSKKTKEMQMAGHY, from the coding sequence ATGAACGACAACATTAACAAAAATGCATTGTTTTATGGGAGTTGCTTTGCCCTTATTACTACTGGATTATCTTATTCAATCAGGGCCGGTATTCTAACTCAACTTCAGGCGGATTTTAATCTTACCGAAACCCAATTAGGACTTATTAATTCTATGTGGTTTTTTGGTTTCCCTATTTCCATGGTAATAGGTGGGTTAGTTTATCATTCGTTAGGGCCCAAAAACATCATGAGGATAGCTTTTGTGGCGCACACATTGGGAGTGTTGCTTACCGTTTTTGCTACGGGTTATGTGAGTTTACTTATCTCCATGTTGTGTATAGGTTTAGGTACGGGCTGTACAGAAGCAGCTTGTAATCCAATGATTGCCGACATGTATTCCGGGGTAACCATGAACAAAATGTTAAACAGGTTTCACATGTGGTTTCCAGGTGGGATTATTATGGGTTCACTAATTTCCAAGTTTATGAGCGATGCCGGTTTAGGCTGGCAGGCCCAAATGGGAGTAATTATGATACCAGCTATTGCTTATTTTATTTTGTTCTTAGGAAAAACTTTCCCTAAGCCTCATGTAGAAGTGGCTACTTCACTTGGTCAGAATATAAAAGCTATGCTTAGCCCGTTATACATCTTCTTGATTGTATGTATGGCTCTTACTGCTATATCTGAATTTGGACCTGGCCAATGGGTAGGAATTATATTGGGCAGTAGTGGTGCCGACCCAATGTTAATTTTAGCTTTAACTGCGGGATTAGTAACAATAGGCAGATTTTTCGCCGGTCCAGTGGTAGCAACTCTTGGTCAAACGGGAGTATTACTGTTTGGCGCCATCTTTACCGCTATTGGTATTTATATGTTTAGTACTGTAACGGGTTCTATGGCGTATGTGGCAGCTGTTATTTATGCTTTGGGTTATTGTTATTTCTGGCCAGTAATGGTAGGGGCTGTAGCCCAAAGAGTTCCATTAAGCAGTGCGCTTGGTATGTCCATCATCGGGGCTGTAGGAATGTTTTCTTCTGGTATTTTTCAGCCAATTATTGGTGGCTGGATCGAAGGTTCCAATGCAGCATATACCGCTCAGGGACTTACCGGAAGTGCTTTAGAATTAGCTACTGGTCAGGCTACCTTGCTTAAAATGCTTTCTTTTCCGGCTATTTTAATTGTGCTGTTTACCATTTTGTTTTTCTGGCAAAGAAATTCCAAAAAAACCAAAGAAATGCAAATGGCTGGTCATTATTAA
- a CDS encoding transmembrane 220 family protein, which translates to MSPLRIFCVVMALAFLYATAVQYNDPDPYYWMPIYLIPAVISLLIFFGRGNSLKPVLLILALIYLAGTYYMWPAHWEGVALQHGMKTINIEEGRESLGLAIAGFTLVVYFLALNRHKHIIT; encoded by the coding sequence ATGAGTCCTTTAAGAATTTTTTGTGTAGTAATGGCCCTAGCCTTCTTGTATGCTACAGCCGTGCAGTATAACGATCCGGATCCTTATTATTGGATGCCCATTTATCTTATTCCGGCGGTTATATCCCTATTAATTTTCTTTGGGCGCGGCAACAGCCTGAAACCAGTACTTTTAATTTTAGCCTTAATTTATCTGGCGGGAACGTATTATATGTGGCCTGCCCATTGGGAAGGGGTTGCTTTGCAACATGGCATGAAAACCATAAACATTGAAGAAGGCCGCGAATCGTTGGGCCTTGCAATTGCTGGTTTTACTTTGGTAGTTTACTTTTTGGCCTTAAACCGGCACAAGCACATTATTACTTAA